Proteins from a single region of Larus michahellis unplaced genomic scaffold, bLarMic1.1 SCAFFOLD_54, whole genome shotgun sequence:
- the BCAP31 gene encoding B-cell receptor-associated protein 31 isoform X2 — protein MSLQWTAVATFLYAEVFLVLLLCVPFVSPARWQKIFKSRLVGLAVAYGNTVFVVLIVILVLLLFDALRETRKYDVTDRVALQSSPGALEHFHMKLFRAQRNLYLAGFALLLSFLLRRLVTLISQQAVLGASSEAFRKQAEGASQAARRYMEDNDVLRKLQEAGGDGGGASPSQDENEKLKAKVEKLKEELAASKRTLEKAENEVQAMRRQAEGLTREYDRLLDQHARLQAAHDGPRDKKEE, from the exons ATGAGCCTGCAGTGGACGGCGGTCGCCACCTTCCTCTACGCCGAGGTCTTCCTCGTTCTCCTGCTCTGCGTCCCCTTCGTCTCGCCGGCCAG ATGGCAGAAGATCTTCAAGTCGCGCCTGGTGGGCCTGGCCGTGGCTTACGGCAACACCGTCTTTGTCGTCCTCATCGTcatcctcgtcctgctgctctTCG ACGCCCTGCGGGAAACCCGTAAGTACGACGTGACGGACCGGGtggccctgcagagcagccccggCGCCCTCGAGCATTTCCACATGAAACTCTTCCGGGCTCAGCGTAACCTCTACTTGGCCGGCTtcgccctcctcctctcctt cctccTGCGCCGCCTGGTCACCCTCATCTCGCAGCAGGCCGTGCTGGGCGCCTCCAGCGAGGCCTTTCGCAAACAGGCGGAAGGTGCCAGCCAGGCCGCCCGCCGCTACATGGAGGACAACGACGTCCTGCGGAAG ctgcaggaggcagggggggacgggggaggcgCGTCCCCCTCCCAGGACGAGAACGAGAAGCTCAAGGCCAAGgtggagaagctgaaggaggagctggcagccagcaaGCGCA CCCTGGAGAAGGCGGAGAACGAGGTGCAGGCCATGCGGCGCCAGGCCGAGGGGCTGACGCGGGAGTACGACCGGCTGCTGGACCAGCACGCCCGCCTGCAG GCCGCCCACGATGGACCCCGTGACAAGAAGGAGGAGTGA
- the BCAP31 gene encoding B-cell receptor-associated protein 31 isoform X1: MSLQWTAVATFLYAEVFLVLLLCVPFVSPARWQKIFKSRLVGLAVAYGNTVFVVLIVILVLLLFDALRETRKYDVTDRVALQSSPGALEHFHMKLFRAQRNLYLAGFALLLSFLLRRLVTLISQQAVLGASSEAFRKQAEGASQAARRYMEDNDVLRKQLQEAGGDGGGASPSQDENEKLKAKVEKLKEELAASKRTLEKAENEVQAMRRQAEGLTREYDRLLDQHARLQAAHDGPRDKKEE, encoded by the exons ATGAGCCTGCAGTGGACGGCGGTCGCCACCTTCCTCTACGCCGAGGTCTTCCTCGTTCTCCTGCTCTGCGTCCCCTTCGTCTCGCCGGCCAG ATGGCAGAAGATCTTCAAGTCGCGCCTGGTGGGCCTGGCCGTGGCTTACGGCAACACCGTCTTTGTCGTCCTCATCGTcatcctcgtcctgctgctctTCG ACGCCCTGCGGGAAACCCGTAAGTACGACGTGACGGACCGGGtggccctgcagagcagccccggCGCCCTCGAGCATTTCCACATGAAACTCTTCCGGGCTCAGCGTAACCTCTACTTGGCCGGCTtcgccctcctcctctcctt cctccTGCGCCGCCTGGTCACCCTCATCTCGCAGCAGGCCGTGCTGGGCGCCTCCAGCGAGGCCTTTCGCAAACAGGCGGAAGGTGCCAGCCAGGCCGCCCGCCGCTACATGGAGGACAACGACGTCCTGCGGAAG cagctgcaggaggcagggggggacgggggaggcgCGTCCCCCTCCCAGGACGAGAACGAGAAGCTCAAGGCCAAGgtggagaagctgaaggaggagctggcagccagcaaGCGCA CCCTGGAGAAGGCGGAGAACGAGGTGCAGGCCATGCGGCGCCAGGCCGAGGGGCTGACGCGGGAGTACGACCGGCTGCTGGACCAGCACGCCCGCCTGCAG GCCGCCCACGATGGACCCCGTGACAAGAAGGAGGAGTGA
- the BCAP31 gene encoding B-cell receptor-associated protein 31 isoform X3, with amino-acid sequence MSLQWTAVATFLYAEVFLVLLLCVPFVSPARWQKIFKSRLVGLAVAYGNTVFVVLIVILVLLLFDALRETRKYDVTDRVALQSSPGALEHFHMKLFRAQRNLYLAGFALLLSFLLRRLVTLISQQAVLGASSEAFRKQAEGASQAARRYMEDNDVLRKQLQEAGGDGGGASPSQDENEKLKAKVEKLKEELAASKRSTEPPWRRRRTRCRPCGARPRG; translated from the exons ATGAGCCTGCAGTGGACGGCGGTCGCCACCTTCCTCTACGCCGAGGTCTTCCTCGTTCTCCTGCTCTGCGTCCCCTTCGTCTCGCCGGCCAG ATGGCAGAAGATCTTCAAGTCGCGCCTGGTGGGCCTGGCCGTGGCTTACGGCAACACCGTCTTTGTCGTCCTCATCGTcatcctcgtcctgctgctctTCG ACGCCCTGCGGGAAACCCGTAAGTACGACGTGACGGACCGGGtggccctgcagagcagccccggCGCCCTCGAGCATTTCCACATGAAACTCTTCCGGGCTCAGCGTAACCTCTACTTGGCCGGCTtcgccctcctcctctcctt cctccTGCGCCGCCTGGTCACCCTCATCTCGCAGCAGGCCGTGCTGGGCGCCTCCAGCGAGGCCTTTCGCAAACAGGCGGAAGGTGCCAGCCAGGCCGCCCGCCGCTACATGGAGGACAACGACGTCCTGCGGAAG cagctgcaggaggcagggggggacgggggaggcgCGTCCCCCTCCCAGGACGAGAACGAGAAGCTCAAGGCCAAGgtggagaagctgaaggaggagctggcagccagcaaGCGCAGTACGGAGCCG CCCTGGAGAAGGCGGAGAACGAGGTGCAGGCCATGCGGCGCCAGGCCGAGGGGCTGA